A genomic region of Prionailurus bengalensis isolate Pbe53 chromosome D1, Fcat_Pben_1.1_paternal_pri, whole genome shotgun sequence contains the following coding sequences:
- the LIPT2 gene encoding putative lipoyltransferase 2, mitochondrial isoform X1 translates to MLQPLVRLVRLNRLPYAELLALQERWLRRLQAEPGSEALSAAEAGALLLCEPAGPVYTSGLRGGLTPEETARLRALGAEVRATGRGGLATFHGPGQLLCHSVLDLRRLGLRLRTHVAALESCAVRVCELQGLRGARARPPPYTGVWLGERKVCAIGVRCGRHITSHGLALNCCTDLVWFEHIVPCGLVGTGVTSLSEELQRHVSVDEVIPSFLEAFRETYKCTFISEDSPN, encoded by the exons ATGTTGCAGCCCTTGGTACGGCTGGTGCGGCTAAATCGGCTGCCCTACGCCGAGCTGCTGGCCCTGCAGGAGCGCTGGTTGCGACGGCTGCAGGCCGAACCAGGCAGTGAGGCCCTGTCGGCGGCTGAGGCGGGCGCGCTCCTGCTCTGCGAGCCCGCGGGGCCCGTATACACATCTGGGCTGCGCGGCGGCCTGACGCCGGAGGAAACTGCGCGGCTGCGGGCCTTGGGCGCCGAGGTACGCGCCACAGGCCGCGGTGGCCTGGCCACTTTCCATGGGCCGGGCCAGCTGCTCTGCCACTCGGTGCTAGATCTGCGACGCCTGGGCCTGCGCCTGCGCACCCACGTGGCTGCGCTGGAGTCGTGCGCGGTGCGCGTGTGCGAGCTCCAGGGCTTGCGTGGAGCCCGCGCGCGGCCCCCACCCTACACCGGCGTCTGGCTGGGGGAGCGCAAAGTCTGCGCGATCG GAGTCCGCTGTGGAAGGCACATCACGTCCCACGGCCTGGCTCTGAACTGTTGTACAGACCTCGTGTGGTTTGAGCACATCGTCCCCTGCGGGCTGGTTGGGACAGGCGTCACCTCTCTGAGTGAGGAACTCCAAAGGCACGTCAGTGTGGATGAAGTAATACCATCTTTCCTTGAGGCCTTTAGGGAGACCTACAAATGCACATTTATCTCAGAGGACAGCCCCAACTAA
- the LIPT2 gene encoding putative lipoyltransferase 2, mitochondrial isoform X2, which produces MLQPLVRLVRLNRLPYAELLALQERWLRRLQAEPGSEALSAAEAGALLLCEPAGPVYTSGLRGGLTPEETARLRALGAEESAVEGTSRPTAWL; this is translated from the exons ATGTTGCAGCCCTTGGTACGGCTGGTGCGGCTAAATCGGCTGCCCTACGCCGAGCTGCTGGCCCTGCAGGAGCGCTGGTTGCGACGGCTGCAGGCCGAACCAGGCAGTGAGGCCCTGTCGGCGGCTGAGGCGGGCGCGCTCCTGCTCTGCGAGCCCGCGGGGCCCGTATACACATCTGGGCTGCGCGGCGGCCTGACGCCGGAGGAAACTGCGCGGCTGCGGGCCTTGGGCGCCGAG GAGTCCGCTGTGGAAGGCACATCACGTCCCACGGCCTGGCTCTGA